A single Gambusia affinis linkage group LG20, SWU_Gaff_1.0, whole genome shotgun sequence DNA region contains:
- the LOC122822849 gene encoding uncharacterized protein LOC122822849 has product MARSGRPASESYQSASCLVGQSLSSSSEVGIVEDEDDRTPIFSLSKSSVDVVTATGPPHKRDLAWMRLDLKRSSSTNTHSDQNQVTLQQLHHHKWHHNSHQFSVTTQNEDLHSPPPLSERWISNMHRWSGCSSSTHSRSSTPDTVVGKEGSSRSYCLSQEATGCFTPDSPMSRVTSPPTTPSPLISPFHTPSLPPQDHLASSPLTPSTHLECEYSPCSRITCRDDSNSPEKLLFQFPSPVQSHASLTDEEQCANSACLVNDESKESPSPTNTQVTEDKGEESPLPACCKPEPSPSAEKTDFKAKLSGCHYLLSLDQSCLMGKSWRTPLVSSLSDSRLGDLKMHLEATANNLKSELLREEGTMTSQLGMMDAAVQTDSPLGSCCDFQKNMSNSNSGSHSLLGSPPGSRLNLKASVGSHSNLVSASSSMFPVSSAEEEEEKQQNTPEWDATATTTRCLERKRSCLKAQSEDCDELGRRGSMKQVLWDEDGLTWDIHGASFDPEELSTAIQKHLDLKNSPQPQRRSSKKKKAPMPPLISNMVTTMAPDTSPPAMSIKCMVEGESQETLETEAASEVQPETGGRKQEKEEANCRRSREEQGKIQEIEEEEGGEKTANSVKSLTQGIGHSKKKIVIRSLRRPGWCGGSKKTDD; this is encoded by the coding sequence ATGGCGAGGTCTGGTCGCCCAGCGTCCGAGAGCTACCAGTCTGCCTCCTGTTTGGTTGGACAGTCACTGTCCTCGTCCAGTGAAGTTGGCATTGTGGAGGACGAAGATGACCGAACTcctattttctctctttctaaaaGCTCAGTAGATGTCGTCACAGCAACAGGCCCTCCTCACAAGCGAGACCTAGCCTGGATGCGACTGGATCTGAAGCGCAGCTCCAGCACCAACACACACTCTGACCAGAATCAAGTGACGCTACAGCAGCTGCACCATCACAAGTGGCACCACAACAGCCACCAGTTTTCAGTCACAACTCAGAATGAGGACTTGCATAGCCCTCCACCTCTCAGTGAGCGCTGGATTTCCAACATGCATCGCTGGagtggctgcagcagcagcacgcaCAGCCGCAGCAGCACTCCGGACACGGTTGTAGGGAAGGAAGGGTCTTCGCGCTCCTATTGTCTCAGCCAGGAAGCAACCGGCTGCTTCACCCCAGATTCTCCAATGTCTAGAGTAACCTCTCCTCCAACCACACCATCACCATTGATTTCCCCCTTTCACACACCTTCTTTACCACCTCAAGATCATTTAGCTTCTTCACCACTAACACCAAGCACACACCTGGAGTGTGAGTACTCACCTTGCTCTAGGATAACCTGTCGAGACGACAGCAATTCCCCtgagaaacttttatttcagtttccttCCCCTGTCCAATCCCACGCAAGCTTAACAGATGAAGAACAGTGTGCAAATTCTGCATGCCTTGTTAATGATGAGAGCAAAGAGTCACCCAGCCCCACAAACACCCAAGTAACGGAAGATAAAGGAGAGGAAAGTCCACTGCCAGCTTGTTGCAAGCCGGAGCCAAGTCCTTCTGcagaaaaaactgatttcaaaGCCAAACTCTCAGGTTGCCATTATCTTCTGTCATTGGACCAAAGTTGCCTGATGGGCAAAAGTTGGAGAACACCACTTGTTTCTTCCTTGAGTGACTCAAGGCTGGGTGACCTCAAGATGCACTTGGAGGCTACCGCCAATAATCTAAAGTCAGAGCTGCTTAGGGAGGAAGGAACGATGACCTCACAGCTGGGAATGATGGATGCTGCGGTGCAGACAGACTCCCCTTTGGGCTCCTGCTGCGACTTTCAGAAGAACATGTCCAACTCCAACAGTGGCTCGCACTCACTCTTGGGCTCTCCACCCGGATCCAGACTAAACTTGAAGGCGTCTGTGGGATCCCACTCAAACCTGGTTTCGGCGTCTTCAAGCATGTTCCCAGTGAGCAgcgctgaggaggaggaggaaaagcaacaaaacaccCCAGAATGGGACGCTACCGCCACTACTACACGGTGTCTGGAGAGAAAAAGATCATGTCTGAAGGCCCAGTCTGAAGACTGTGATGAGCTTGGCAGAAGGGGCAGCATGAAACAGGTGCTATGGGATGAGGATGGACTGACGTGGGACATTCATGGAGCGTCCTTCGACCCTGAGGAGCTCAGCACTGCCATACAGAAACATCTGGATCTCAAGAATAGTCCCCAACCACAGAGACGCTCCTCTAAGAAGAAGAAAGCACCAATGCCTCCACTCATATCAAACATGGTAACAACAATGGCCCCTGACACAAGCCCACCAGCAATGAGCATTAAGTGCATGGTTGAGGGTGAGAGTCAGGAGACCCTGGAGACTGAAGCAGCGAGCGAGGTGCAGCCAGAAACAGGGGgcagaaagcaggaaaaggaGGAGGCTAACTGTAGGAGAAGTAGAGAAGAGCAAGGCAAAATACAGGAAATagaagaggaggaaggtggAGAGAAGACAGCCAATAGCGTAAAGTCACTAACACAGGGGATTGgacacagcaagaaaaaaatagtgaTCAGATCCCTGAGGAGGCCTGGATGGTGCGGAGGATCCAAAAAGACGGATGACTGA
- the syt15 gene encoding synaptotagmin-15 yields MGRTFIMTDQTPLLAVCLSAGLLLLVLLLILTMCCLRRKKNKQAQYQELIGTVPSVPAHSAPVIPVSQGFCARHCEIPFSLPPRCIPQNTAVLRDVESQEKEKEGAMKVDAQRDILAHRGSLSVRSWYPVGSVLTGLYSMTPLNEVAAPPLGMATRLCFSVEYRHSSEQLVVSLLRLSNLLPRFHSNMTLVELRLLPNDRRPRQAKARGTGPDPEFNDCLIFQVSAVCVLRSTLSVCVLSVEKDGKRHAVGRVLFPLEGELGQAGRVLWRDLDPEEETQCSELGDVQISLSYSSSLQRLSLVVLGARGLQLLTDAGVCVQVSLQIHTQMVKTKRSCVVKGEQDPIFNYRMTFKLRPQHLDDACLRFELQHPNDNRSEPPALLGVLVLGPFMYARGLQLQHWMDMINKAQEPVRMWHRLGRAI; encoded by the exons ATGGGAAGAACATTTATCATGACTG ACCAGACGCCGCTGCTTGCTGTTTGTCTGTCCGCTGGTCTGCTGTTGCTAGTGCTGCTGCTGATTCTGACAATGTGCTgcctgaggaggaagaagaacaaGCAGGCTCAGTATCAGGAGCTGATCGGCACAGTGCCATCGGTACCGGCCCACTCTGCTCCGGTGATCCCTGTGTCTCAAGGCTTTTGTGCCAG GCATTGTGAAATCCCTTTCTCTTTACCTCCTCGCTGTATTCCACAAAATACTGCGGTTCTGAGAGATGTTGAGAGccaggagaaagaaaaggagggagCGATGAAGGTGGATGCTCAGCGAGACATTCTGGCTCACCGTGGGTCACTGTCAGTGAGAA GTTGGTACCCAGTGGGGTCGGTGCTGACAGGTCTGTACTCTATGACCCCTCTGAACGAGGTGGCGGCCCCTCCTCTTGGCATGGCCACTCGCCTCTGCTTCTCTGTAGAGTATCGTCACAGCAGCGAGCAGCTCGTGGTCTCCTTGCTACGCCTCAGCAACCTCCTTCCCCGTTTCCACAGCAACATGACGCTGGTGGAGCTGCGGCTTCTTCCCAATGACCGGAGGCCCCGGCAGGCTAAGGCCCGGGGGACGGGGCCCGACCCAGAGTTTAACGACTGCTTGATTTTCCAG GtatcagcagtgtgtgtgttgcGGAGCaccctgagtgtgtgtgtgctgagtGTGGAGAAAGACGGTAAACGGCACGCTGTGGGCAGAGTGTTGTTTCCCCTGGAAGGGGAACTTGGTCAGGCCGGCAGAGTTCTGTGGAGAGACCTTGATCCCGAGGAGGAGACGCAG TGTTCAGAGCTGGGTGATGTGCAGATATCCCTTAGCTACAGTTCATCCTTGCAGCGGCTCTCGCTGGTGGTCCTGGGAGCTCGAGGCCTTCAGCTGCTCACAGATGCAG gtgtgtgtgtccaggtgaGCTTGCAGATACACACTCAGATGGTGAAGACGAAGCGTAGCTGTGTGGTGAAAGGCGAACAGGATCCCATCTTTAACTACAGGATGACTTTTAAACTCCGACCGCAGCACCTGGATGATGCCTGTTTAAGATTTGAGCTGCAGCATCCAAACGACAACCGCTCAg AACCTCCAGCCCTGCTGGGAGTGCTGGTGTTGGGTCCCTTCATGTACGCCAGAGGTCTTCAGCTGCAACACTGGATGGACATGATCAACAAGGCACAAGAGCCGGTCAGAATGTGGCACAGATTGGGCCGGGCAATATAA
- the nat9 gene encoding N-acetyltransferase 9 produces the protein MKINENTLLEGHTVLLVPYNEEHVPRYHEWMKSPELQQLTASEPLSLQQEYDMQKSWREDNDKCTFIILDKQRWVDPGVDEEQCMVGDVNIFLTDPSDPFLAELEVMIAEPSYRGRGIGKEVTRMMMSYGITKLGVKKFQAKIGLDNQVSISMFKKLQFQEVSVCNVFKEVTLELMVDDSIRTQLQEDVPYMRERDYKQTCHSRHELVQQ, from the exons atgaaaataaatgaaaacacattacTGGAGGGACACACAGTGTTGCTGGTTCCATATAATGAAGAGCATGTCCCCAG ATATCATGAGTGGATGAAATCCCccgagctgcagcagctgactgCCTCAGAGCCGCTGAGCCTGCAGCAGGAGTACGACATGCAGAAGAGCTGGAGGGAAGACAATGACA AATGCACATTTATTATCTTGGACAAGCAGCGCTGGGTGGACCCAGGTGTCGATGAGGAGCAGTGCATGGTGGGAGATGTCAACATCTTCCTGACCGACCCCTCAGATCCATTCTTGGCAGAGCTGGAGGTCATGATAGCAG AGCCCAGTTACAGAGGAAGGGGCATAGGAAAGGAGGTGACTCGCATGATGATGAGCTACG GAATCACCAAACTCGGAGTCAAAAAGTTTCAAGCAAAAATTGGTCTGGACAACCAAGTCAGCATCTCCATGTTCAAGAAGCTGCAGTTTCAGGAG GTATCTGTGTGCAACGTCTTCAAAGAGGTGACCCTCGAGCTGATGGTGGACGACTCCATTCGGACCCAGCTGCAGGAAGACGTGCCTTACATGAGGGAAAGGGACTACAAGCAAACATGCCACAGCAGACATGAACTGGTTCAGCAGTGA
- the lrrc59 gene encoding leucine-rich repeat-containing protein 59 — translation MTWIFIERQSELQIHNSNRDYSSTSLYLHPETLDFCLFLVIIGLSSAPAVAPDCRMSKPKVLNLKDKISGNEADLSLCNLSEVPVRELSLLPKATVVDLSCNNIISLPPEFCSLIHLVKLDLSKNQLTCLPDDLGNLVNLQHLDLYNNKLMVLPVSFSQLRSLKWLDLKDNPLEPGLAKVAGDCLDEKQCKQCASKVLQHMRAIQEEYDRAREKRLLKEKELEKKKEAKQKERDAREREVRKREKAEEKERRRKEYNAQMAALAVQEQQKKKREEKKKKNGQAPNKKVDVKPTAKSQRSFIGWIFKLLLLLTLGIAGVAAACRLTGLQREEVCMPINAAVDDCLSWAKVQEGVARQLLRNLSSAAKDLLESTQTSKN, via the exons ATGACGTGGATTTTCATTGAGAGACAGTCAGAGCTCCAAATACATAACTCTAACAGAGATTATTCTTCGACTAGCTTATATTTACACCCCGAAACGCTcgatttctgtctctttcttgtCATTATTGGACTTAGTTCTGCTCCGGCTGTTGCCCCAG ACTGCAGGATGAGTAAACCCAAAGTGTTAAACCTGAAGGATAAAATCAGCGGGAATGAGGCGGACCTGAGCCTGTGCAACCTCAGTGAAGTGCCAGTCAGAGAGCTC TCTTTACTTCCTAAAGCCACAGTCGTGGACCTTTCTTGTAACAACATCATCTCCCTTCCT CCAGAGTTTTGCAGCCTCATCCATTTAGTGAAGCTTGACCTGAGTAAAAACCAGCTTACCTGTTTGCCCGATGACCTGGGGAACCTGGTGAACCTGCAACACCTGGACCTTTACAACAACAAGCTGATGGTCCTGCCTGTCAGCTTCTCTCAGCTCAGG aGTCTGAAGTGGCTCGACCTGAAGGATAATCCTCTGGAGCCAGGATTGGCCAAAGTGGCAGGAGACTGTCTGGATGAGAAGCAGTGCAAACAGTGTGCCTCTAAG GTCCTACAGCACATGAGAGCCATACAGGAAGAATATGATCGTGCACGAGAGAAACGCctgttgaaagaaaaag agctggagaagaagaaggaagcgAAGCAGAAAGAGCGGGATGCCAGAGAAAGGGAAGTTCGCAAACGGGAGAAAGcggaggagaaggagaggagaaggaaggagTACAACGCTCAGATGGCGGCTCTAGCTGTGCAGGagcaacagaagaagaagagggaggagaagaagaaaaagaacgGGCAAGCACCAA ATAAAAAGGTCGACGTGAAACCAACAGCTAAATCACAGCGTTCTTTCATTGGCTGGATTTttaagctcctcctcctgctgacGCTGGGAATAGCTGGAGTTGCTGCCGCATGTCGGCTGACCGGCCTGCAGAGGGAAGAGGTCTGCATGCCGATCAACGCGGCCGTGGACGACTGTTTATCCTGGGCCAAAGTGCAGGAGGGCGTGGCCAGACAACTGCTACGCAATCTGTCATCCGCTGCTAAGGACCTCCTGGAGTCCACGCAGACATCGAAGAACTGA